Part of the Zhongshania aliphaticivorans genome, AGACAATGGTGGACGAAACAGAGCTAGGCGCCGAGAATGACCTACCGACGTTGCTGCTAATTGAAGATGACGCTGCATTTGCGCGCACTTTGGGGCGCTCATTTGAACGCCGTGGCTACGTGGTTATCAATACTAGTAGCTTAGAAGGCGCTATCGATTTATTAAAGATCCATTCACCGAGCTATGCAGTCGTTGATCTTAAGCTCGACGGCGAAGCATCTGGTCTTGCCTGTGTGCAAGCCTTGCACAAACACGACCCAGACATGCTCATTGTGGTTCTCACCGGCTACGCCAGCATTGCCACTGCTGTCGAAGCGGTCAAGCTGGGCGCCTGCCACTATCTTGCCAAACCGTCTAATACTGATGATATCGAAGCCGCCTTTAACAGCGCCCAAGGTAATGTTGAAGTAGAAATTCGCGGACGTGCCACCTCGATAAAAACCCTTGAGTGGGAGCGTATTCATGAAACCTTAGCGGAAACTGGCTTTAATATCTCAGAGACCGCAAGACGACTGGGCATGCACCGGCGAACCCTTGCCCGTAAACTTGCAAAACAACAGGTGAAATAAGCTCATTATGCAGAAATACTCAATAATTTCAGACATATTAATGTCTATAATAAAGCGGCCCTAGCGTAATCACCTAAGTATATGTCCCAGTTTCAGTGCTAACTTTGTGATTTTAAAATGCAAAGATAGCCACAATACCTCTAAATACATTAAAACTAGGATAGCAACCGTATCAGGATGAAATATGAGTGATAGAGAAGCTATCAATGATTTGCTCTCACGTACCAAGGCAATATTAGACACGATTGTCGATGGCGTAATTACCATTAATGATCAAGGTCTCATAGAAACCGTCAATCCTGCTGCGGAAAATATCTTTGGTTATAACAAATCCGAATTAATTGGCAACAACGTGTCTATGCTGATGCCCCTGCCTTATCACAAAGAGCATGACATCTACCTTAGTAACTACCTCGATACTGGGGATAAAAAAATCATAGGTATTGGCCGAGAGGTCACCGGGCTACGCAGTAACGGAACAACATTCCCCCTTGAACTCGCAATTAGCGAGATGGAAGTCAATGGCCAGCGGATGTTTACTGGGGTGGTTCGCGATATATCCCAGCGCAAAAATACAGAGGAAACTTTAAGGGGGCTTCTCGCTCGAACAAAAGCCATACTAGATACAATTGTAGACGGCGTTATCACCATTAGTGACAAAGGGTTAATAGAAACTGTTAATCCAGCAGCAGAAAATATATTTGGGTATACCGTTGACGAGTTAGCTGGCAAAAATGTGTCATTACTTATGCCCAACCCCTATCGGGCCGAACATGATCAATATCTTATAAACTACCTCAATACCGGTGAGAAAAAAATTATTGGCATCGGTCGAGAGGTTACCGGTTTACGTAAAAATGGCGAGAGCTTCCCCCTCGAACTCGCCATTAGCGAAATGGAAGTCAACGGACAACGTATGTTTACTGGAATCGTACGTGATATTTCTGAGCGTAAGGAAACTGAAGAAAAACTACGCACTGCTATGCGCCGGGTCCACGAACAACAAATAAAAGACGAATTTATAGCGACGGTTAGTCACGAATTAAGAACACCTCTAACTTCCATCAAAGCTTCATTGGAACTCATGATCGGAGGAGCGATTGATAACAGCTCCAAGCAAGCAGATATGTTGATTAATATCGCTCACAAAAACAGTGATAGATTACTTCTGCTTATTAACGACATACTCGATATTTCTAAAATTGAATCTGAGAAGATACCCTTTAACCGTCAAATTATCAGCGTTAAACCATTTCTTGAGACTGCTATTTTTGACAATCAAGCGTATGCAGAAAAACATCATGTTAAATTTACTCTAACGCACTGTCCTGAGTTGGTTTTTATCAACGCTGACCCAGACCGATTAATGCAAGTTATGAGTAATTTAATGTCTAATGCGGCAAAATTCTCTCATCATAATTCCGTTGTCGAAATAAATGCCCGAATTATCGAGAATAAAATACGTATTGCTGTGTGTGATACGGGCATTGGTATTTCACCCGACTTCCAAGGGCGTGTTTTTGAAAAATTCACCCAAGCAGATACTTCTGACAAACGTGAAATGAGTGGAACTGGGCTAGGGCTACATATTTCTAAAGCAATCGTTGAGCAACACCAGGGGACATTAGCTTTCGAATCTTCCATTGATAAAGGCAGTGAATTTTATATCGAATTAGAGCTTATACAACCTGATATACCGCAAGGATTCCAGCATGAGTAATCCACCAGATCTAATACGCTTAATGTACGTAGAGGATGAACCAGATATTCGCATTGTCGCCGAGATCGCACTTGCTCAAGTTGCCGGCTTCACCGTTAAAGTATGTCCTAACGGCACCGAAGCGCTTGCTAGTATCAATGAATTCGAGCCTCAGTTAATACTTCTGGACGTTATGATGCCCGGCATGGACGGGCCGCAAATACTTAAAAAAATACAAACCCTACCCGCATTTAGCACAACCCCCGTAGTATTTATCACCGCAAAAGCACAAGCAGAAGAAATTGAGAAACTAAAGAATTTAGGCGCGCAAGATGTTATAACTAAACCGTTCAACCCTATGACATTAGGCGATGATATCAGAACAATTTGGCGGGCCTATCATGAGTCAAAACAATAACACTGGTTCAGACTCGGTAGACGCCCAGCTAGTTGAGTTACAAAAGAGCTATATTCTTAAATTAGACCATAAGCTCCAACACATAATTGATCTTTGGCTACGATACAAAGCTCAAGATGACCCAAGTAATACATTGAAAGAGTTTCATCGTGCAGTACATTCAGTAGCTGGCACTGCTTCTATATTAAATATTTCAGAAGTTAGTCGCATATGTACAACGATAGAAGAAAACCTAATCCTCTTAATCAGTAAAAACGCTCATCACCAAGAAATTTTTTCTACATTAGAACCTCACATAGACGATCTGAAAGCGCTTCTAATTAGTAAAAACTTTAACCCCGCCCCCATTAAGCTGTAAAACAACGTACATCAACCGATTCGATAACAAGATCCATGGCCTCAATCTTTTGAAGCTGTTTCTACACTGCAGTCCGACTAAGCCCAAGATGACGCTCTATTTCTGCAATCTCCAGCGGCCTTCACCATTAAAATCTAATTTGCCCAACTCGCCGTATGAAAAGTTAACCGCAAACATAATTTTGCGGAAAGTACCTAATCATTTAGATTACAGGAGCTACAATCATGAATATTAAAAAACTCACCATGATCTCGGCAATCGCCTTGCTCTGCAGTAACCTTGCCGTTGCAAATGCAGCATTCTCCAATAATACCGTCAATGTCCAAGCCAGCCCTCACTTCAGTTCTTCCAGCACTGATCAAGAACTAATCAATACGTTAATTAGTAGATTGGAAGCAGACAAAAAATTATCAGGACATTTAGAAATAAACAGTTATAACGGGAATATATTCGTCTCAGGCACAGTTGATGAAGTGGCAATGATTTACCGTGTAGTAGAACTTATTAAAAGTAATTCCGAGGTAAAACAAGTAGATGCGCGCAAGCTTGATACCTGATTTTCAAATCATCACATCCTAAATATAAACCCTGCTCAGTTTTGCTGTGAGGGGGTTTATTTAGAAGCCTTGTGACAAATCGGCAGGAAACGATTTAGGCGCTGCAGTGCAGCGCGGGCCCTCACCGTAGTTCAGCGCCTAATGGACGCGATTTTCAAAGACCCATAAAAAAACCCGAGACTTGTTAGAATCTCGGGTTTTAAATTAATGGGAGCCGCCGTCGGCACTGGCGACAAACCTGTGCAGCAGGTTTGGAC contains:
- a CDS encoding response regulator produces the protein MSNPPDLIRLMYVEDEPDIRIVAEIALAQVAGFTVKVCPNGTEALASINEFEPQLILLDVMMPGMDGPQILKKIQTLPAFSTTPVVFITAKAQAEEIEKLKNLGAQDVITKPFNPMTLGDDIRTIWRAYHESKQ
- a CDS encoding response regulator transcription factor, which codes for MVDETELGAENDLPTLLLIEDDAAFARTLGRSFERRGYVVINTSSLEGAIDLLKIHSPSYAVVDLKLDGEASGLACVQALHKHDPDMLIVVLTGYASIATAVEAVKLGACHYLAKPSNTDDIEAAFNSAQGNVEVEIRGRATSIKTLEWERIHETLAETGFNISETARRLGMHRRTLARKLAKQQVK
- a CDS encoding Hpt domain-containing protein codes for the protein MSQNNNTGSDSVDAQLVELQKSYILKLDHKLQHIIDLWLRYKAQDDPSNTLKEFHRAVHSVAGTASILNISEVSRICTTIEENLILLISKNAHHQEIFSTLEPHIDDLKALLISKNFNPAPIKL
- a CDS encoding PAS domain-containing sensor histidine kinase, with product MSDREAINDLLSRTKAILDTIVDGVITINDQGLIETVNPAAENIFGYNKSELIGNNVSMLMPLPYHKEHDIYLSNYLDTGDKKIIGIGREVTGLRSNGTTFPLELAISEMEVNGQRMFTGVVRDISQRKNTEETLRGLLARTKAILDTIVDGVITISDKGLIETVNPAAENIFGYTVDELAGKNVSLLMPNPYRAEHDQYLINYLNTGEKKIIGIGREVTGLRKNGESFPLELAISEMEVNGQRMFTGIVRDISERKETEEKLRTAMRRVHEQQIKDEFIATVSHELRTPLTSIKASLELMIGGAIDNSSKQADMLINIAHKNSDRLLLLINDILDISKIESEKIPFNRQIISVKPFLETAIFDNQAYAEKHHVKFTLTHCPELVFINADPDRLMQVMSNLMSNAAKFSHHNSVVEINARIIENKIRIAVCDTGIGISPDFQGRVFEKFTQADTSDKREMSGTGLGLHISKAIVEQHQGTLAFESSIDKGSEFYIELELIQPDIPQGFQHE
- a CDS encoding BON domain-containing protein — encoded protein: MNIKKLTMISAIALLCSNLAVANAAFSNNTVNVQASPHFSSSSTDQELINTLISRLEADKKLSGHLEINSYNGNIFVSGTVDEVAMIYRVVELIKSNSEVKQVDARKLDT